A single Alosa sapidissima isolate fAloSap1 chromosome 17, fAloSap1.pri, whole genome shotgun sequence DNA region contains:
- the LOC121688273 gene encoding myosin-7-like, which translates to MGDAVMAEFGSAASFLRKSDMERLEAQTRPFDIKRACFVVDPEVEFVKGTVQSRDGDKVTVLTEFDKTVTVKEADVHQQNPPKYDKIEDMAMFTFLHEPAVLFNLKERYAAWMIYTYSGLFCVTVNPYKWLPVYDKQVVAAYRGKKRSEAPPHIFSISDNAYQYMLTDRENQSVLITGESGAGKTVNTKRVIQYFASIAASGKKDPSQEKKGTLEDQIIQCNPALEAFGNAKTIRNDNSSRFGKFIRIHFGVSGKLASADIETYLLEKSRVTFQLKAERDYHIFYQILSQQKPELLEMLLITSNPYDYAFISQGETQVASIVDADELVATDDAFDVLGFTQEEKNGIYKLTGSIMHYGNMKFKQKQREEQAEADGTEDADKVAYLMGLNSADLIKGLCHPRVKVGNEWVTKGQNVNQVYYSIGALSKSVYEKMFNWMVVKINLTLDTKQPRQHFIGVLDIAGFEIFDFNTFEQLCINFTNEKLQQFFNHHMFVLEQEEYKKEGIEWTFIDFGMDLAACIELIEKPMGIMSILEEECMFPKASDSTFKAKLYDNHLGKNACFQKPRIVKGRPEAHFSLVHYAGTVDYNIGNWLVKNKDPLNETVVGLFQKSNLKMLCALFANYAGADSAAESGGGGKKKKGSSFQTVSALHRENLNKLMTNLRSTHPHFVRCIIPNETKTPGAMENPLVMHQLRCNGVLEGIRICRKGFPNRIQYADFKQRYRILNPAAIPEGQFIDNKKGAEKLLGSLDIDHEQYRFGHTKVFFKAGLLGVLEEMRDDRLALIITGLQSRARGLLARIEFKKIVERRDALLVIQWNVRAFMGVKNWPWMKMYFKIKPLLKSAESEKEMANMKEEFLKLKEAYAKSEARRKELEEKMVSIIQEKNDLQLQVQTEQDSLCDAEERCEGLIKSKIQLEAKSKELAERLEDEEEMNSELTAKKRKLEDECSELKKDIDDLELTLAKVEKEKHATENKVKNLTEEMAALDEIIAKLTKEKKALQEAHQQTLDDLQSEEDKVNTLTKAKTKLEQQVDDLEGSLEQEKKLRMDLERAKRKLEGDLKLTQESLMDLENDKQQLEERMKKKDFEISQLNSKIEDEQAMAAQLQKKLKELQARIEELEEELEAERAARAKVEKQRADLARELEEISERLEEAGGATAAQIEMNKKREAEFQKLRRDLEESTLQHEATASTLRKKHADSVADLGEQIDNLQRVKQKLEKEKSELRLELDDVVSNMEQVSKAKTNLEKMCRTLEDQMSEYRTKSEEGQRSINDFTMQKAKLQTENGELTRQLEEKDSLVSQLTRGKQSYTQQVEDLKRQLEEEVKAKNALAHAVQSSRHDADLLREQYEEEQEAKAELQRSLSKANSEVAQWRTKYETDAIQRTEELEDAKKKLAQRLQDAEEAVEAVNAKCSSLEKTKHRLQNEIEDLMVDVERSNAAAAALDKRQRNFDKVLAEWKQKYEESQTELESSQKESRSLGTELFKLKNSYEESLDHLETMKRENKNLQEEISDLTEQLGETGKSIHELEKVRKTLEQEKAEIQTALEEAEGTLEHEEGKILRAQLEFNQVKADIERKLTEKDEEMEQAKRNQQRVVDTLQSSLESETRSRNEALRVKKKMEGDLNEMEIQLSQANRQASEAQKQLKGLHGHLKDAQLQLDDALRNNDDLKENTAIVERRSNLLQAELDELRSLVEQTERGRKLAEQELLDVSERVQLLHSQNTSLLNQKKKLEADTSQLQNEVEEAVQECRNAEEKAKKAITDAAMMAEELKKEQDTSAHLERMKKNMEQTIKDLQHRLDEAEQIAMKGGKKQIQKLESRVRELESEVEMEQRKAGDSVKGIRKYERRIKELTYQTEEDKKNLSRLQDLVDKLQLKVKSYKRTSEEAEEQANSNLSKFRKLQHELDEAEERADIAESQVNKMRSKSRDTGGKKGHDEE; encoded by the exons ATGGGTGATGCGGTGATGGCAGAGTTTGGGTCGGCGGCTTCTTTTCTGAGGAAGTCGGACATGGAGCGTCTGGAGGCCCAGACTCGCCCCTTTGACATTAAGAGGGCCTGCTTCGTGGTGGACCCTGAGGTTGAATTTGTGAAAGGAACGGTCCAAAGCAGAGACGGTGACAAAGTCACTGTTCTTACTGAGTTTGATAAG ACTGTCACTGTAAAAGAGGCAGATGTCCACCAACAGAACCCGCCAAAGTATGATAAAATTGAGGACATGGCGATGTTCACCTTCCTGCATGAGCCTGCTGTGCTGTTTAACCTCAAAGAGCGTTACGCAGCCTGGATGATCTAC ACTTACTCTGGGTTGTTCTGTGTCACTGTCAATCCCTACAAGTGGTTGCCAGTGTACGACAAGCAAGTCGTCGCTGCTTACAGAGGCAAGAAGAGGAGTGAAGCTCCTCCCCACATCTTCTCCATCTCGGACAATGCTTACCAGTACATGCTGACAG acagagagaaccaGTCTGTCCTTATCAC TGGAGAATCTGGTGCCGGAAAGACTGTGAACACCAAAAGAGTCATCCAGTACTTTGCTAGCATTGCAGCCTCTGGAAAGAAGGACCCCTCTCAGGAGAAAAAG GGCACCCTGGAAGATCAAATCATCCAGTGTAACCCTGCTCTGGAGGCTTTTGGTAATGCCAAGACCATCAGAAATGACAACTCCTCCCGATTC GGTAAATTCATCCGTATCCACTTCGGTGTGAGCGGCAAGCTGGCATCAGCAGATATTGAGACCT ATCTGCTGGAGAAGTCCCGTGTCACTTTTCAGCTCAAGGCTGAGAGAGACTACCACATCTTCTACCAGATCCTGTCCCAACAGAAACCGGAGCTGTTGG AGATGTTGTTGATCACCTCCAACCCCTATGACTACGCGTTCATCTCCCAAGGAGAAACACAAGTAGCCTCTATTGTTGATGCTGATGAGCTGGTGGCTACTGAT GATGCATTTGATGTACTGGGCTTTACTCAAGAGGAAAAGAATGGTATTTACAAGCTGACTGGTTCCATTATGCACTATGGCAACATGAAGTTCAagcagaagcagagagaggagcaggcagAAGCTGATGGCACTGAGG ATGCCGACAAAGTCGCTTACCTCATGGGTCTGAACTCTGCTGACCTCATCAAGGGTCTGTGTCACCCAAGGGTCAAAGTAGGAAACGAGTGGGTCACCAAAGGACAGAATGTAAATCAG GTATACTACTCTATTGGAGCCCTGTCCAAGTCAGTGTATGAGAAGATGTTCAACTGGATGGTTGTCAAAATCAACCTGACCTTGGATACCAAACAGCCTCGCCAGCACTTCATTGGTGTGCTGGATATTGCTGGATTTGAGATCTTTGAT TTCAACACCTTTGAGCAACTGTGCATCAACTTCACTAATGAGAAGTTGCAACAGTTCTTCAACCACCACATGTTTGTGTTGGAGCAAGAGGAGTACAAGAAGGAGGGCATTGAGTGGACGTTCATTGACTTTGGCATGGACTTGGCCGCTTGCATCGAGCTCATTGAGAAA CCCATGGGTATCATGTCCATCCTTGAAGAGGAGTGCATGTTCCCCAAGGCCAGTGATTCAACATTCAAAGCTAAGCTTTATGACAACCACTTGGGCAAAAATGCCTGCTTCCAGAAGCCCAGGATTGTCAAGGGGAGACCAGAGGCCCATTTCTCCCTGGTTCACTATGCTGGCACTGTTGATTACAACATTGGCAACTGGCTGGTGAAGAACAAAGACCCTCTCAATGAGACTGTGGTCGGACTCTTTCAGAAGTCAAATCTTAAGATGTTGTGTGCTCTCTTCGCCAACTATGCCGGTGCTGACTCAG CCGCtgagtctggtggtggtggcaagAAGAAGAAGGGTTCTTCTTTCCAGACTGTATCTGCCCTTCACAGG GAGAATCTGAACAAGCTGATGACCAACTTGAGGTCAACTCACCCCCACTTTGTGCGCTGCATCATCCCCAACGAGACCAAGACTCCTGGGGCCATGGAGAATCCTCTGGTCATGCACCAGCTGCGCTGTAACGGTGTGCTGGAAGGCATCAGGATCTGCAGAAAGGGCTTCCCCAACAGGATCCAGTATGCAGACTTCAAACAGAG ATACCGTATCCTGAATCCTGCAGCTATCCCTGAAGGACAGTTCATTGACAACAAGAAAGGAGCAGAAAAACTGCTTGGATCGCTGGATATTGACCATGAGCAGTACAGATTTGGACACACTAAG GTGTTTTTCAAAGCTGGTCTCCTGGGTGTCCTTGAGGAGATGAGAGACGACCGTCTCGCTCTCATCATCACTGGTCTTCAATCTAGAGCCCGTGGACTTCTTGCCAGGATTGAGTTCAAGAAAATTGTAGAACGCAG GGATGCACTGCTGGTGATCCAGTGGAATGTCCGTGCATTCATGGGTGTCAAGAATTGGCCCTGGATGAAGATGTACTTCAAGATCAAGCCTCTCTTGAAATCTGCTGAGTCCGAGAAAGAGATGGCAAACATGAAGGAAGAATTCCTGAAGCTGAAGGAGGCCTATGCAAAATCTGAGGCTCGTAGAAAAGAGCTGGAGGAGAAAATGGTTTCTATTATCCAAGAGAAGAATGACCTCCAACTTCAAGTCCAAACT GAACAAGACAGTCTTTGTGATGCTGAGGAGCGATGTGAAGGTCTAATCAAGAGCAAAATCCAGCTTGAGGCCAAATCCAAGGAGCTGGCTGAAAGActtgaagatgaggaggagatgaaTTCAGAGCTGACAGCAAAGAAGAGGAAGTTGGAGGATGAATGCTCTGAGCTCAAGAAGGACATTGATGATCTAGAGCTCACTCTAGCTAaagtagagaaagagaagcatgCTACTGAAAATAAG GTTAAAAACCTGACTGAGGAGATGGCAGCTCTTGATGAAATCATTGCCAAGCTGACCAAGGAGAAGAAAGCATTGCAGGAGGCTCACCAGCAAACGCTGGATGACCTTCAGAGTGAGGAGGACAAAGTCAACACTCTGACTAAGGCCAAAACCAAGCTGGAACAGCAAGTTGATGAT CTTGAAGGGTCCCTGGAACAGGAAAAGAAACTAAGAATGGATCTTGAGAGAGCTAAGAGGAAGCTTGAGGGTGACTTAAAGTTGACCCAGGAAAGTCTTATGGACTTGGAGAATGACAAACAGCAGCTTGAAGAGAGGATGAAGAA GAAAGACTTTGAGATCAGTCAACTTAATAGCAAGATTGAAGATGAACAAGCTATGGCTGCCCAGCTCCAGAAGAAACTGAAGGAGCTACAG GCTCGCATTGAGGAGCTGGAGGAAGAGCTGGAGGCTGAGAGAGCTGCCCGAGCCAAAGTGGAGAAGCAGCGGGCAGACCTGGCCAGAGAGCTGGAGGAGATCAGTGAGAGGCTGGAGGAGGCTGGAGGTGCCACTGCTGCCCAGATTGAGATGAACAAGAAGAGGGAGGCTGAGTTCCAGAAACTGCGCAGAGACCTCGAAGAGTCCACTCTGCAACATGAGGCCACTGCCTCCACACTGAGGAAGAAGCATGCAGACAGTGTGGCTGACCTTGGGGAGCAGATTGACAACCTTCAGAGAGTGAAACAAAAGcttgagaaggagaagagtgaaCTCCGTCTGGAGTTGGACGATGTGGTCTCCAACATGGAGCAAGTCTCCAAGGCCAAG ACAAACTTGGAGAAGATGTGCAGAACACTGGAGGACCAGATGAGTGAATACAGAACGAAGTCTGAGGAGGGCCAGCGCTCCATCAATGACTTCACCATGCAGAAAGCCAAGCTTCAAACTGAAAATG GTGAGCTTACAAGACAGCTGGAAGAGAAAGACTCACTTGTTTCTCAACTGACAAGAGGCAAACAGTCCTACACGCAGCAGGTTGAGGATCTGAAGAGGCAACTTGAAGAGGAAGTGAAG GCCAAGAATGCACTAGCCCATGCAGTGCAGTCCTCTCGTCATGATGCTGACCTCCTGAGGGAGCAgtatgaggaggagcaggaggccaAGGCTGAGCTGCAGCGCAGTCTCTCCAAGGCCAACTCTGAGGTGGCTCAGTGGAGAACCAAGTACGAGACTGATGCCATCCAGAGGACTGAGGAGCTGGAAGATGCCAA gAAAAAGCTTGCTCAGCGTCTGCAAGATGCAGAGGAAGCTGTGGAGGCTGTCAATGCCAAATGCTCCTCCCTGGAGAAAACTAAGCATAGACTGCAGAATGAGATTGAAGATCTCATGGTAGATGTGGAGAGATccaatgctgctgctgctgctctagaCAAGAGACAAAGAAACTTTGATAAG GTCTTGGCTGAGTGGAAGCAGAAGTATGAGGAGTCCCAGACTGAGCTGGAGAGTTCCCAGAAAGAGTCCAGATCTCTTGGCACTGAGCTCTTCAAACTCAAGAACTCTTATGAGGAATCTTTGGATCATCTTGAAACAATGAAGAGGGAGAACAAAAATCTTCAAG AGGAAATTTCTGATCTAACTGAGCAACTTGGTGAGACTGGAAAGAGCATTCATGAGCTTGAGAAGGTCAGGAAGACACTTGAGCAAGAAAAGGCAGAGATCCAGACTGCCCTGGAGGAAGCGGAG GGTACCCTTGAACATGAGGAGGGTAAGATCCTCAGAGCTCAGCTGGAGTTTAATCAGGTCAAAGCTGACATTGAGCGTAAACTTACTgagaaggatgaggagatgGAGCAGGCCAAGAGGAACCAGCAGAGAGTGGTGGATACCCTGCAGAGCTCCCTGGAGTCTGAGACTCGCAGCAGGAATGAGGCTCTCAGGGtgaagaagaagatggagggagacctcAATGAGATGGAGATCCAGCTCAGCCAGGCCAACAGGCAGGCATCTGAGGCCCAGAAGCAGCTCAAGGGTCTCCATGGACATCTGAAG GATGCTCAACTGCAACTGGATGACGCTCTACGTAATAATGATGATCTCAAAGAAAACACTGCTATTGTGGAGAGACGCAGCAATCTGCTGCAAGCTGAACTGGATGAGCTCAGGTCCCTGGTGGAGCAGACTGAGAGAGGCCGGAAACTGGCTGAACAGGAGCTGCTGGACGTCAGTGAGAGGGTACAGCTGCTGCACTCTCAG AACACAAGCCTGCTGAACCAGAAGAAGAAGCTGGAGGCTGATACATCCCAGCTGCAGAATGAAGTAGAGGAGGCTGTGCAGGAGTGCAGGAATGCTGAGGAAAAGGCCAAGAAGGCCATCACTGATGCTGCCATGATGGCAGAGGAGCTGAAGAAGGAGCAGGACACCAGTGCTCACCTGGAGCGCATGAAGAAGAACATGGAGCAGACCATCAAGGACCTGCAGCACCGTCTGGATGAAGCTGAACAAATCGCCATGAAGGGTGGTAAGAAGCAAATCCAGAAACTGGAGTCCAGA GTGAGAGAGCTGGAAAGTGAAGTGGAAATGGAGCAACGGAAGGCCGGTGATTCTGTCAAAGGAATCCGTAAATATGAGCGCCGCATCAAGGAGCTCACTTATCAG ACTGAGGAGGACAAAAAGAATTTGAGCCGTCTTCaggatctggtggacaaactgcaGCTGAAGGTCAAGTCCTACAAGAGAACATCAGAGGAGGCT GAAGAGCAGGCTAATAGCAATTTGAGCAAGTTCCGCAAGCTGCAGCATGAGCTGGATGAGGCTGAGGAGAGAGCTGATATAGCTGAGTCTCAGGTCAACAAGATGAGATCCAAGAGTCGTGATACTGGTGGCAAG AAAGGACACGATGAAGAGTGA